TCCCCGGATCGTCGTGCAAGGCGGTCAGGAAGGCGCCCCGGGCGGCAGGATACGGAAAGAGGGGTAAAAAAAAGGGGTGCCGATCAAGTCCGACCGCTGGATCCGCAGCATGGCGGAGGAGCAAGGCATGATCGAGCCCTTCGAGCCCGGCCAGGTTCGGCGCCGCGGCGACGAGCGGGCCATCTCCTACGGCACCTCGAGCTACGGCTACGACGTGCGTTGCGCCGAGGAGTTCCGGGTGTTTACCAACATCAACTCCGCCATGGTCGATCCGAAGAACTTCGATGTCGGCAGCTTCGTGGAAGTGCGGAGCGAGGCCTGCATCATCCCGCCCAACTCTTTCGTCCTCGCCCGCACCATAGAGTACCTGCGCATTCCCCGCGGCATCCTGACCCTGTGCGTGGGCAAATCCACGTATGCCCGTTGCGGCATCATCGTCAACGTCACCCCGCTGGAACCGGAATGGGAAGGGCACGTGACCCTGGAGTTCTCCAATA
This DNA window, taken from Gammaproteobacteria bacterium, encodes the following:
- the dcd gene encoding dCTP deaminase is translated as MPIKSDRWIRSMAEEQGMIEPFEPGQVRRRGDERAISYGTSSYGYDVRCAEEFRVFTNINSAMVDPKNFDVGSFVEVRSEACIIPPNSFVLARTIEYLRIPRGILTLCVGKSTYARCGIIVNVTPLEPEWEGHVTLEFSNTTPLPAKIYANEGVAQVLFLESDEICGVSYKDRKGKYQGQQGVTLPRA